GCACCATTTTTCGCTGCTAAATCCATCACATTTGCGATTTTTTGTGCATGCATTTCTCCAAGGGCACCACCAAAAACTGTGAAGTCTTGAGAAAATAGATAAATGTCCCGTCCATTTACTTTTCCGAATCCAGTAACGACACCATCCCCTGGTCCTGCTAAATCTCCCATTCCAAAATCCGTTGTCCGATGCTCGACAAATGGATTTAACTCTACAAATGATCCTTCGTCTACTAATAAATCGATTCGTTCTCTCGCTGTAAGTTTCCCTTTTTCATGTTGTTTCGCGATGCGGTCATCTCCGCCACCTAATTCAATTTGACGCTTTCGATCATACAATTCATTAATTTTTTCATAAATATCCACGAACTAATCCCTCTTTTCCGTCTTATCACATAATTCATATAACACACCGAACGATGATTTTGGATGTAAAAATGCTACTTGTGCTCCGCCAGCTCCAGGAGAAGGTTTTTCACTTAACAGCTTTACACCTTTTGTGCGTAACTCGTCCATGCGATGTTCTATATCATCCACACCAAATGCTATATGGTGAATGCCTTCACCTTTTTTTTGAATAAAAGCATGAATGGCATTATTTTCATTCATCGGCTCTAATAACTCGAGTTTTACATTTCCGGCATCGATAAATGCGACACGTACAGCCTGCGATTCTACTTCTTCTACTTTTAAACAAGTTAAACCAAGCGTTTCTTCATAGTACGCAATGGAAGCTTGTAAATCTTTTACCGCGATT
The Paenisporosarcina cavernae genome window above contains:
- the mce gene encoding methylmalonyl-CoA epimerase translates to MKKVDHIGIAVKDLQASIAYYEETLGLTCLKVEEVESQAVRVAFIDAGNVKLELLEPMNENNAIHAFIQKKGEGIHHIAFGVDDIEHRMDELRTKGVKLLSEKPSPGAGGAQVAFLHPKSSFGVLYELCDKTEKRD